One Fuerstiella marisgermanici DNA window includes the following coding sequences:
- a CDS encoding ROK family protein → MSEKEEKPTSDQPQKVWVGFDLGGTKMLAVVFDEKLTILGKKRRRTREKGKDGVHPERIVETIRMALNDAEVDEAAIQGIGCGCPGPLDLKKGIILEAPNLGWKNVPLKTLLEKEFKCPAEICNDVDAGVFGEYANGAGRNARCVLGVFPGTGIGGGCVYEGKIFRGSRASCMEVGFLQMATEGPAAGAGPVGTLEALASRLAISGEAAKAVYRGLAPNLAKVVGTDLSKIRSGTLAKAIEDGDEVVERIVRRAAEQVGRGIGSLANILAPDIVIIGGGLAEAMPKLYLSEAEKGAKRNVLPSLRDCFKIKIAELGDYSTVMGAAAWVREEHPDPGDEKG, encoded by the coding sequence ATGAGCGAAAAGGAAGAGAAACCCACGTCTGACCAGCCCCAGAAAGTCTGGGTCGGCTTCGACCTGGGCGGAACCAAGATGCTGGCCGTGGTCTTTGATGAAAAGCTCACGATCCTGGGCAAGAAGCGTCGCAGAACCCGTGAAAAAGGCAAAGACGGGGTTCACCCGGAACGGATTGTCGAAACAATCCGAATGGCTCTGAACGACGCTGAGGTGGATGAGGCTGCGATTCAGGGAATTGGCTGTGGTTGCCCTGGCCCGCTGGATCTGAAAAAGGGCATCATTCTTGAAGCCCCCAATTTGGGCTGGAAGAATGTGCCGCTCAAGACACTGTTGGAGAAGGAATTCAAGTGTCCGGCGGAAATCTGCAACGACGTCGATGCGGGCGTGTTTGGTGAATACGCCAACGGCGCCGGACGCAATGCTCGCTGCGTGCTTGGCGTCTTTCCCGGCACAGGAATCGGCGGCGGCTGCGTGTACGAAGGTAAAATTTTTCGAGGTTCGCGTGCTTCGTGTATGGAAGTCGGCTTTTTGCAAATGGCAACCGAAGGCCCTGCGGCAGGAGCTGGCCCGGTTGGCACGCTTGAGGCACTGGCCAGTCGCCTCGCGATTTCCGGCGAAGCAGCGAAAGCAGTCTACCGCGGCCTGGCACCAAACCTCGCTAAGGTGGTTGGAACGGACCTGTCCAAAATTCGCAGCGGAACGCTGGCCAAAGCAATTGAAGATGGCGACGAGGTCGTTGAACGCATCGTCCGGCGAGCCGCCGAACAGGTGGGCCGCGGCATCGGATCGCTTGCAAACATTTTGGCCCCGGACATCGTAATCATCGGTGGCGGGCTGGCAGAAGCGATGCCCAAATTGTACCTGTCAGAAGCCGAAAAAGGCGCGAAGCGAAACGTGTTGCCGTCGCTGAGAGACTGCTTCAAAATTAAGATCGCAGAACTCGGCGACTACTCCACCGTGATGGGCGCGGCCGCGTGGGTGCGTGAAGAACATCCGGACCCTGGCGACGAGAAAGGATGA
- the ppk1 gene encoding polyphosphate kinase 1 encodes MKVKPELFVNRELSWLEFNQRVMDEAADTTVPLLERLRFLAITASNLDEFFMVRVGSLRTAIRRGDPGVDPSGLNANEQLQAVSERIHRMVEDMYRIYLEQVEPELTRIGIKRRHVTEFTQQQSDFVEQLFEEQISAILTPIAIHNPDSFPLLMGRTINVAVQLAPAANEEAFRFAVIPFGQSDLRFLTLPSDGTHEFVLGEDVIALLVQRFFPGEQIVSTVPFRITRNADLSVREEDGTDLLAEMEDVLEERKDSFCVRLEISDQVTMPMLTFLKKLLKVRSRDVYVLPGPAGFGDLMRLADLPGGEQYVYPRWKPRTPVGIDPGQSMFEAISQGDKLLYHPYQSFDPVIRLIEEAAADPDVVAIKQTLYRTSRNSPIVAALKRAAEHGKNVTVIVELKARFDEARNIEWAKQLELAGVQVIYGVRGLKTHAKACVVVRREPQGFRRYCHFGTGNYNEATAGLYTDVSYFTANEELGQDVISWFNATTGFSQLQQFQQIDSAPIGLRERLLELIEFETSRARNNLEAEINAKFNSLVDPGIIKALYTASKAGVKIRLNVRGICCLRPGVAGLSENIEVISIIDRFLEHARVFHFLHGGDDQVLISSADIMPRNLDRRVELLVPILDDDCKQIAIELLENCMRDTVKARRILPDGSYEKPSPDPDTAYRSQQESQRLAIEAEESAFEAKRRMFVPLEPN; translated from the coding sequence ATGAAAGTCAAACCCGAACTTTTTGTAAACCGTGAACTCAGCTGGTTGGAATTCAATCAGCGAGTCATGGATGAAGCGGCCGACACAACTGTGCCGCTGCTGGAGCGGCTTCGTTTTCTGGCGATTACCGCTTCCAATCTGGACGAATTCTTCATGGTGCGCGTCGGCAGCCTGCGAACCGCGATTCGTCGTGGCGACCCCGGCGTCGATCCCAGCGGCCTGAATGCCAACGAACAGCTTCAGGCTGTGTCGGAACGCATTCACCGAATGGTTGAAGACATGTACCGGATTTATCTGGAACAGGTCGAACCTGAACTCACGCGAATCGGCATCAAGCGGCGGCATGTGACCGAATTCACTCAACAGCAGTCGGACTTTGTTGAGCAACTCTTCGAAGAACAGATTTCGGCAATTCTGACGCCGATCGCAATCCACAATCCGGACAGCTTTCCTTTGCTGATGGGCCGAACGATAAACGTGGCCGTTCAGCTCGCACCGGCTGCAAATGAAGAAGCTTTTCGTTTTGCCGTCATTCCGTTCGGTCAGTCCGATCTGCGCTTTCTGACGTTGCCCAGCGATGGAACGCACGAATTTGTTCTTGGCGAAGATGTCATTGCGCTGCTGGTGCAACGTTTCTTTCCTGGTGAACAAATTGTTTCGACAGTCCCATTCCGCATCACTCGTAATGCTGACCTCAGCGTGCGTGAAGAAGACGGCACCGACCTGCTGGCCGAAATGGAAGACGTTCTGGAAGAACGCAAAGACAGCTTCTGCGTGAGACTGGAAATTTCAGATCAGGTCACCATGCCGATGCTGACGTTTTTGAAGAAGCTGTTAAAGGTTCGCAGTCGAGACGTATACGTGCTGCCGGGACCGGCCGGGTTTGGCGACCTCATGCGGCTGGCTGATCTGCCGGGTGGTGAACAATACGTGTATCCACGGTGGAAGCCGCGTACACCAGTCGGCATCGATCCGGGGCAATCGATGTTTGAAGCGATCAGTCAGGGCGATAAGTTGCTGTATCATCCTTACCAGTCGTTCGATCCCGTCATCCGTCTGATTGAAGAAGCAGCCGCCGATCCCGACGTGGTAGCAATTAAGCAGACTCTGTACCGCACCAGTCGCAACAGTCCGATCGTGGCCGCCTTAAAGCGAGCCGCCGAACACGGCAAGAACGTGACTGTGATTGTCGAACTGAAGGCTCGGTTCGACGAAGCTCGCAACATTGAATGGGCCAAGCAACTGGAACTGGCCGGCGTTCAGGTCATCTACGGTGTGCGCGGCCTGAAGACTCATGCGAAAGCCTGCGTTGTCGTGCGTCGCGAGCCTCAGGGGTTTCGACGCTACTGCCACTTTGGAACCGGTAATTACAACGAAGCAACGGCCGGTCTGTACACCGACGTAAGCTATTTTACGGCCAATGAAGAACTGGGGCAGGATGTGATTTCGTGGTTCAATGCGACCACCGGTTTTTCACAGTTGCAGCAGTTTCAGCAAATCGATTCCGCTCCAATAGGTCTGCGTGAACGATTGTTGGAACTGATCGAATTCGAAACCAGCCGAGCCCGCAACAACCTCGAAGCGGAAATCAACGCGAAGTTTAATTCCCTGGTCGACCCTGGAATCATCAAGGCTCTTTACACCGCATCGAAGGCGGGCGTGAAGATCCGGTTGAACGTACGAGGCATCTGTTGCCTGCGGCCTGGCGTGGCGGGGTTGAGCGAGAACATTGAAGTGATCAGTATCATCGACCGCTTTCTGGAACACGCCCGCGTCTTCCATTTCCTGCACGGCGGCGACGATCAGGTCCTGATTTCCAGTGCCGACATCATGCCACGAAATCTGGATCGTCGAGTCGAACTGCTGGTCCCGATTCTAGACGACGACTGCAAACAGATTGCCATTGAGCTTCTGGAAAATTGCATGCGAGACACCGTGAAAGCTCGCCGCATTCTCCCCGACGGAAGCTACGAAAAACCGTCGCCCGACCCGGACACAGCCTATCGCAGCCAACAGGAATCACAACGCCTTGCAATCGAAGCCGAAGAAAGCGCTTTCGAAGCCAAACGAAGAATGTTCGTTCCGCTGGAACCGAATTAG